atgagagtttctcactcgtatctatgcttaaagtctgtccgaatcatgttagcaattgccgcattttatgaaatctggcaaatggataaacaaaactgcattccttaatggatttattaaagaagagttgtatatgatgcaaccagaaggttttgtcaatcctaaaggtgctcacaaaatatgcaagctccagcgatccatctatggactggtgcaagcatctcggagttggaatatacactttgataagttgatcaaaggatatagttttatacagacttgcggtgaagcctgtatttacaagaaagtgagtgggagcactacaacatttctgataagtatatgtgaatgacatattgttgatcagaaataatgtagaattattctgcaaagcataaaggagtttttcagagaaagacctcggtgaagctgcttacatattgagcaacaagatctatagagatagatcaagacgctcgataagttttttcaatgagtacataccttaacaagattttgaagtagttcaaaatacaacagtcaaagaaagagttcttgcctgtgttaccaggtatgaaattgagtaagactcaaagcccgaccacggcagaagatagaacgagaatgaaagtcattcccaatgccttggccataggttctataaagtatgccatagtgtaccaaatctattgtataccctacactgattttggcaagggagtacaatagtgatctaggagtagatcactggacagcggtcaaaattatccttagtggaataaggaaatgtttctcgattatggaagtgacaaaacgttcgtcgtaaagggttacgtcgatgcaagttttgacactaatctagatgactctaaagtctcggtctagatacatattgaaagtgggagcaattagctagagtagctccgtgcagagcattgtagacatagagatttgcaaaatacttacggatctgaatgtgacagacccgttgactaaaattatctcacaatcaaaacatgatcacaccttagtactctttgggtgttaatcacatagcgatgtgaactagattattgactctagtaaaccctttgagtgttagtcacctagagatgtgaactatggctgttaatcacatggtgatgtgaattattgatgttaaatcacatggcgatgtgaagtagattattgactctagtgcaagtgggagactgaaggaaatatgccctagaggcaataataaagtattatttatttccttgtatcatgataaatgtttattattcatgctagaattgtattaaccggaaacataatacatgtgtgaatatatagacaaacagagtgtcactagtatgcctctacttgactagctcgttaatcaaagatggttatgtttcctaaccatagacataagttgttatttgattaacgagatcacctcattaggagaatgacgtgattgacttgacccattccgttagcttagcactcgatcgtttagtatgttgctattgctttcttcatgacttatacatgttcctatgactatgagattatgcaactcccgtttaccggaggaacactttgtgtgctagcaaacgtcacaacgtaaatgggtgattataaaggtgctctacaggtgtctccaaaggtacttgttgggttggcgtatttcgagattaggatttgtcactccaattgtcggagaggtatctctgggcccactcggtaatgcacatcactataagccttgcaagcattgtgactaatgagtaagttgcgggatgatgtgttacggaacgagtaaagagacttgccggtaacgagattgaactaggtatcgagatacccacgatcaaatctcgggcaagtaacataccggtgacaaagggaacaacgtatgttgttatgcggtctgaccgataaagatcttcgtagaatatgtgggagccaatatgggcatccaggtcccgctattggttattgaccggagtcgtgtctcggtcatgtctacatagttctcgaacccgtagggtccgcacgcttaacgttacgatgacagttttattgagttttgatgtaccgaaggagttcggagtccctgatgagatctgggacatgacgaggagtctcgaaatggtcgagacgtaaagatcgatatattggacgactatattcggacttcggaaaggttacgagtgattcgggtatttttcggagtaccggagagttacgggaatacgtattgggccttattgggccatacgggaaagaaggaaaagggcctcaagggtggccgcacccctccccttggtctggtccgaattggactagggaaggggggcgctcccttccttccttctctttttcccttcctctcttcctattccatatgggaggtggaatcctactaggactagggagtcctagtaggactccacacttggtgcgccccctcctagggccggcctcctcctcccttactcctttatatacaggggcagggggcaccccagagacacaacaattgatccttgagatctcttagccgtgtgcggtgcccccctccaccatattagacctcgataataccgttgcggagcttaggcgaagccctgcgtcggtggaacatcaccatcgtcaccacgccgtcgtgctgacgaaactctccctcaacactcggctggatcggtgttcgagggacgtcatcgagctgaacgtgtgtagaactcggaggtgccgtacgttcggtacttgatcggtcggatcgtgaagacgtacgactacatcaaccgcgttatgataacgcttccgctgtcggtctacgagggtacgtggacaacactctcccctctcgttgctatgcatcaccatgatcttgcgtgtgcgtaggaaattttttgaaattactacgttccccaacaatgacatgtactgtattgttgccattaaggataataagatggggtttattcatattgactGGATCTATCccactacatcatgtcatctttcttaaggtgttactccattcttgttaacttaatacactagatgcatgctggatagcggtcgatgtgtggagtaaagTAATAGATGcaggtgatacgtccattttccatcatgttttcttacttttgttataatgtttttgtccataataatgctttttggagtaattctaatgccttttctctcataatttgcaaggtacacacaaagagcgagaattccggcagctggaaatctggacctggaaaagctacgtcaggccacctattttgcacaactccaaacaagctgaaacttcacgaggaattttaaTGGAATATTTAAGAGTTATTGctgcaaataactaccagagggggcccaccaggtgggcacaacccacctgggcgcgccagggagcccaggcgcgccctggtgggttgtgctcacccaggcccacctccggtgcccatcttctggtatataagtcattttgacctagaaaaaaaaataAGAGGAGGACTTTCGGAATGAAGtgccgccgcctcgaggcggaacttgggcaggagcacttttgccctccggcgcagcgattccgccgggggaacttccctcccggagggggaaatcatcatcgtcatcatcaccaacaactctcccatattGGGGCGggcatctccatcaacatcttcaacagcaccaattcctctcaaaccctaattcatctcttgtgttcaatcttgttaccggaactatagattggtgcttgtgggtgactagtagtgttgattacatcttgtagttgatcactagatggtttatttggtggaagatgatatgttcagatccattatgctatttaatacccgtCTGATCTTGAGCATTTTTATCACTTGTGAGTAGCTACTTTtcttcttgaggtcacgggagaaatcatgttgcaagtaatcatgtgaactcgatatgtgttcgatattttgatagtatgtatgttctgattcccttagtggtgtcatgtgaacgtcaactacatgacacttcaccatatttggtagtaattagatgatgggttgctagagtgacagaagcttaaaccctagtttatgcgctattccgtaagggaccgattggatccaaaagtttaatgttatggttagaatttattcttaatacttttctcgtagttgcggatgcttgtgggagggttaatcataagtaggaggcttgttcaagtaagaacaacatctaagcaccggtccacccacatattaaattatcaaagtagcgaacacaaatcgaaccaacatgatgaaagtgactagatgaaattcccgtgtaccctcaagaacgctttgctcaGTATAAGAAACcattttggcctatcctttgcctaaaaaggattgggctaccttgctgcacttttgttaatactatcgttacttgctcgttacaatttatcttgctgtcaaactactccgctacttaccatttcagcacttgcagacattaccttactgaaaactacttgtcattttcttctgctccttgttgggttcgacactcttacttatcaaaaagagctacaattgatcccctatacttgcgggtcatcagcaggcaggagtcggtctacttgtcacagacgtgatgcctatattcatgagcattgccttagatattgtcataattattcgcttttctatcaattgctcaatagtaaaaAAATTACCCACCGCatgctttctttcaagagagaagtctctagtgaaaactatggcccacgggtctttcttttatcatattattttcagacctataaaaccaaaaacacaaaaataccttactccaatgtatttacttttattttaatTTGCATTATCTTCTATATATAtcactatcagatctcatccttgcaagtaaccgtgaagagattgacaatccctttatcgcgttggatgcaagtatttgtttgtttgtgtaggtgcaaccattggtgacttgtgtgttcctcctactggattggtaTCTTGGTTCTCAACTGAGAAAAATACTTGTGTACTTTGcggcatcaccctttcctctttaagggaaaaaccaacgcaagctcaagaagtagcagacAGTTGGGTCCATCTCTTGAAGGTAGGCAGGGCTAACCTCCAGTATGCTCAGCAGGTTGTGTGACACAATCTCGGAGCATTTATCAACTAAGGCCAAGGCCTGGTCTGACGATGAAGTGATCCGATCTGATCTCGAAGTTGGTTCCCAGGTAAGACCTGACCCGAGGTTGGGATCTGAGGTCGGATCCGGGGTTAAGTTCACGGTGTTTGTGGGGTCCTCTAGCCAATCTGGCCTCCAGCTAGACAGAGCGATATTGCCATGAGAGTCAGAGGTATACTCCAAACTTCCAAATCTGATGATTTGATCTGGGCCGAAGCTTTCGACACGGCCGAGGTTGCCGGCCGGGTCGGGTTGGAGGACGACGCTGCCGAACGCAAAACTTTGGTAGGGGACAAAGATGTCGTCATAGCTGATGTCACTGCTGATCTGAAGAAGAGCCAATGATCCTTTTTGACCACAGAATGGGACCTGTATGGTGCACCAATGTCGGTGCTAAAACCGGTgtatcttgggtagggggtctcgaGCTGTGGATCTAGGAACAATAGTAACAGGTTATGAAGGGAGACagtatttacccaggttcgggcactctcgaagaggtaataccctacatcTTGTTTTGATTATATTGATGTGATGGAGTACAAAGTACAagatgatctacctcgagatcgtatgaTTGTGTTCTAAATGCTAAGGCTGTTAATCATGCCTCTATAGACTAAACCCCTCGGCTTATATATGCACCATGATTACCTAGGTTGTACACATGGTGGGTTATCATTACGTTGGCTATAGAGCAGTCTTCGGAGGTTTCCGTCTTGATCATGCCGGGGTCCGCTGCTTTGGTAGTCATTCCTTTTGATGATAGGAAGGCCAAAATCCCGGCCCATGGACTGTGGGCCATACAGTTTAGTACTCCTTAGTCTGGGACACCGTCACACACACAGGTAAACATTCAGGTAGCAATGCTTACCCCACCTCTAAAAGACACCAGTTAGTACTAGCAGAAAACTATTCTAGACTATGATCGAACGTAAGATGAAAAGACCTAGAACACTAGATCATCTACAAAAGATATTTCACACTTCCACCGTTGCTTGATCCTGTTCAATCCAACTCGCCAGCCATGGATCGCACGGAATTCCTCACAGGCTATTAGTTCGAACATTCCTACTCCCCACTTCAGCAATTCTTGATTTCCCTGTTTTTTCTGTAAAATAGTCCAATCGTTAAGCAATCTCGCTATCATATTAACAGGGACACAAGGATCATTGATTGTAGGATTATCAAACACCACAATCTTCCTTAATTTATGTATTGTCCAAAAAACAACAGACACTCCTGCCATTATTATCTGCTTTTCATGCGAGTTAAACATGACAATGCAGTTGTCAAAAACAGCTTGCATATTATCAGGTACATTTAAAAGGTTAATAACACATTTCATTATGTTCATAAGCATCAAAGCTATAGAAAAGTGTAGGACAAGGTGATGATTTGAGTTATCTTTGCCACAAAAAGAAAAACTAATTTACCCATCCAACCTCTCCTGATCAGATTATCTTTAGTCAGGACTAGCCGTCAACCCGTGCATCCGCACGGGCTAGTACATAGTATAGATGAAATATATTGGAGGTGTCACATTTCTCATATTTTTGAAATCTATTTGAGTTTAGAATATGGTTCCGACATCTCAATTGAGTCATCAAGAAAAGTAATGACATACCTTTCTTTGACCGGTGACAACTAACTGGTACTCTAGCTTATGATCTATAGCTTTATCTAGAGACACCTATGCCGTAATTTTTTTGGGCCTGAACACATTCCTTGTTTTGATTACTATGAACTAACATTATTTATTGATCATAATTTGTCTTCTTTTGCATAATAATTAAATATCTTATTTATTGAACTTAAAACGCACATATTCATTCCCTCAAATAAAAATGCACACATTCACATCTAAAATCCGTGATTTTCAGACGCACTTGCACCCCTTTTGAAGTTTACAATTTTCTTCGAATCTTGTATTTAATTATTACATATATTTCTAGATAGATTTAGAATTTTGTTTCGCTAATTTATTTATATTTCTTGAAAACACTAAGCGCATAAGATATATATACAAACTTGAGAGAATAGATAAATGTGTTTTATTAACATGACTGATATAGTATGCAGGTTACACGCATTGTGATTGTGCGCCTTTTTTTTTGAAACCGTGTACATATTTTTGTGGAAGAAAACAATTAATTCTTTTTTTGTGGGTAAGAGAATAATTATCTGTCGTACCTAGATATATGTACAACACACCTAGGTACTGTACGTAGATTTTTAACATGGGAAAGATAGTATATTGCTGGCTGCGTCAACCATGCATGCACGGGCAAATTGATTAGTATGTTTCCGGGGGAAAACTGTAGCTTATTAGTTTTTTTATAAAAGATGTAGCGTGTTAGTTGGTCTGAGTGTACAGATTTTCACGTGACATACATGCACTCTTATTTTTTTTAGGCAAACATGGATGGACTCTTTAGGGACGATTGGATCAATAATTCTAAATGTATATTGACTGCTAGGCATGATTCAATATACTTCCATATGTCGTTTAATCATAGTCGTAAAATTAAGATCCATTGGTTATTCGTAAATTGATTTATAGGAGGTCTTAGCTTACACTTTCCTCACGTAACATGCATGCGTTTGGGTCGATCAGATAAAGAGTTCTGAAAATATACTTTTCAGATTTTTGTGTCTTAAAGAAAGATTTAGTTTTCTCGAAGCAAACGGTGAGAGTCCCAATGGAGTAAGACTTCCATACGTGCTAGTATGAGACATCACGTCTTACTTTTCATCTAATGGCTACGGATACATTATATATTAATCAAACGGTCAAAATTCTTTAATTCTGAGGATTAACGTGGTGCGTCGTATGGTGCCTCCAATTAATAAATATAAGATATAAGATATAAGATATAAGATGTTATTTCTAAGAACTAGACAGAAAAAGATTCTAACCCGTGGAGGAATCTTATTTTTCCAAAGAAGTTTATGAGGAAAGGAAATTACATCCTCAATCAAGCTATAGTGGGATTTAACTGAATATATTCCATTTTTGGTTAGTGTCCATTTGATAGTATGATTCACGTTAGAGAGTTCTACCCCCTCACACACCTCTTTAATACGAGTCCAAAGCTCCATAGATTCACCCCAGAGGTCTCTTGTAAATTTTATTTAAACTAGGAAGTTAGCTTCGAGGGATTTGTCTCCTGCCGACAAGTCTTCCCAAAACCTCACTTTCCAGCCATTTCCAATGGTGAATTGATAGAGTGAGGAAAAATGAATCCAAAATATTGAATCTCTCAGTAGACAAGCGATACGTTTTTTTACTGGATTCTTCCTGCCATAAAATCCTCGCTATAAAAAAATCCGATCTTTTAATTAACCTCCAGAATGAGTCCATAGAAGGACATCATCAAGTTAGGGATACCATTCAGGGAATATTGTATTAAAGTAACCCTACACCCATTGACTGGAGCTACTACATTTCTTTTCCATTTTATCCTCAGAATTCTCCCAATGTTTGTTTCTTGTTCTTTTTCAGCAATATGCAAACCTAGACATCTCACAGAAAGAGAACCAGTAGGACAAGTAAGAATATCAGCATAATGTGTTGCTTCATTCTTGGCACCTCTAAAATGGAACAACCCACTTTTATGGAAACTAATTTATCTTCAAGCAAGAGCGATTTTAGAAGCGAGAGCGTCAGTGCGAAAGCAACATGCGAGCCGGTTTCCAATTCATTTCTAAgtcttgcatgcatgcatgcatataaaACAAGATTGATGACATCAGCAAATATTTCAAAGGAATTCAAAATAAAAAATGTTTTACAGCTCAAACCGTCGGTCGAATTGAAAAATTATTTTCATATTAAAGAACCGTCGCGATGAGATCTTCggaactagatcccatgttgatatgttcCGACGACTATTTTTTAGGTAAAAAAGTTATCATGCCTAAGGTATGTAAGTTATCATGTCTATGGCACATAAGTTACGACGGTGTTTGCATAGATGAATTCTGGACATGAAAATAATTTCCACCAATTTTCTCCCCGCATACAAATGCACTAAAAGGGTAGAAAACCCAATGTCAACATACATTCTCCCTATTTCGAAACTTTGTAGTGTTTTGTAACTCAAACCATCTGTCCGACTCAAAATGTGTTTTCACAAAAAGAAATCCGCCACGGCAACACCTTCGAAACCTGATCCCAAGTTGGTATGTTGCCATGACTTTTTTTGGGGTCAAAAGTTATCATGTCTGGGCTAACTAAGTTATCAACAGAAATAGGAGATTGATCTCCCTGTCCACGTACCCGAAAAGATCGGGATCAACCTCCGCCAAAAAAACAAAATCGCTGCTGCCCACGAGAAAATATCGGGATCAACCTCTGGTAACCACAAGATGAGCAGCTAGATAGCTTGAACATAAACAGTTTGGTAACTATGACATGAGCGTGCTAATAACTATATAAAACAATGATGATAACTGTAGCTTTAGGAAGTTGATAACTATTCCGCGGGCTACAACTTAACTACAAAATTATCAGCATCGAACAAGTCAGAGAAACCACGTGATCAAATTTTCGTTGAACGAAGGTTGGCTATTATAGCATAGATGAACCAAGTGAAAATAGTATGATTATCCTATAGTCACCACAAAACAAGCGGTAGGTGAGTTGGGTAGTTGCCAAATTTCTCTACCATGGGAATGGGTTATCGATTCCCACGTATATCTTATTTTTGCATTAGAAAACAACTTTCTGCTCATTCTGAGCGACCGCGGTGAAGGAAATCATCGGGAGCGAGAGCAAAAACTGCGGGAGAAAAAAGGAAACACGGGGTCGCGCACGACCGAACGATCTAGAACGAATGAGATCCAATGCTTTTGGATCTGTTGCAGAATTCCTGCCGTCAGGATTTTAGCTTTTTCGTTCAGACGAACATAGGATAAGCTTAAGATTGTGAGCAATATCACAATCATCTTGAACCAAAGTGGGACGGGTTGATGCCTATTTAGAAGAATTGAGAGGCTGCTGAAGCCATTAAGCTTTTGTGAACACAAAAAAAGGTCTCTTCCTTGGATAAATCTTAATCCACAGAAATGAAGGTGATACATCAAGAATCGCAACACAATTCGATTGATCATATGGTCCGTTTACAGCACTCGATCAACATGACTGATGCATAATTAAGTAATGAGAAAAACTGACAAAGTAAAATGGTGAAATATTAACTTGGTTAACGCAAGACATGATTAACGTGTGTAGTACTACCTAATAATAAGGATTATTAAGGAAGACAAGAATCAACTACTGCCAGCGTGCGGCATTAATTCTTCATTTGGCGGCATGGCGGGCGATGAGTTCAGCGATGTTATACGCCATGCCGGACACCAAATAGTTTGCATTGTTCTCGTCCGACATGGGGTCCTTGTCGGTGTCGCTTTCCATCATCGCCAGTTCACAGAAGTCCGGCTGAAACGAAGCGTCCCTGAGCTTGGGCGACGCCACGTCAAAGCGGCCGGCGTTCAAGTCTTGGAGCGCCCCGGCGATTGATGCTTGCATGCTTTGGTAGGTGACGAGGCAGTTGTAGAGGGCGTCGATTAGCCTGGTGATGGTTAGCTCCGTCGACGTGACGTTGGTGGCGGTGAGGTTGGTCGCCGCGATGGCAAGCCCGCGGGCGtccttggcggcggcggccgcgggGTTGGCCGAGAGCGTGCGGACGCAGTATCTGTAGGGCGTACCCACGGTGGCATTGGTCACCGCTGCGCACGTCGTCTTGATGACGTATGAAGGCCCGGCCGATGGCGTTGCCGCCGCGAGGAGGAAGGTGAGGAGAAGAATGGGGATCGCCGCCGCCATGGATTCTACTTGTGCGGGCAGATGCAGCCTGCAGCGCCCCAGTTTCTTTATATATACTACAATATACTACTGTACATGCATCCGCGAACAAGTCAGATGTGGGTGAGGGAGTTGTTGGTTAGTTGGTTGGGAGCCATTTATATTTTGTTGGCGAAAAAGTCAAGTGATGAACGGATCAGAGCATTAGTTTGTTATACTACTGGCTAGTGCCGCAAGGGCCGGCGACCACAACCTATGATGCATgtcctttttttttccttttttgcatTGGGACATGTCTCCTGAATCCTAAATTAAATTAAAACAATTACCGGCCGTGCGTGTCATGCATATACGAGTAATtcaattttcttttcttttttttcttttttttcttgaggaaagatttTCTTTTCTTGAGTAGGTGTGGAACCAACCAAGCACGGGAAGATGGTGCCCATTGCCAAACACTTCGTGCACTTtgtccatatatatatatatatatatgatgaaCGGATATTTAGGTGATTCACCCAAAGCATGCTTGGAACCCGAACGCAATATTTACTAGATCGGCCAGTGGTGCCTGGCTGAACATTTTGTCCCAGCTTTTAAACAAACTGCAATATTGTTGCAACTACTTGGTATAGGATCATTTGTCAAAGTCGTGGAAGAAGGCAAGGCAATCACATGTGCCAAATGCAAAGCAACCATGAGGTATTTTGTAGTAGAACCA
This genomic window from Aegilops tauschii subsp. strangulata cultivar AL8/78 chromosome 4, Aet v6.0, whole genome shotgun sequence contains:
- the LOC109786410 gene encoding uncharacterized protein translates to MAAAIPILLLTFLLAAATPSAGPSYVIKTTCAAVTNATVGTPYRYCVRTLSANPAAAAAKDARGLAIAATNLTATNVTSTELTITRLIDALYNCLVTYQSMQASIAGALQDLNAGRFDVASPKLRDASFQPDFCELAMMESDTDKDPMSDENNANYLVSGMAYNIAELIARHAAK